One window of the Grus americana isolate bGruAme1 chromosome 13, bGruAme1.mat, whole genome shotgun sequence genome contains the following:
- the N4BP1 gene encoding NEDD4-binding protein 1 isoform X2, with product MAARWAARGSEPGVDEFTVPAEKSRLLEGSRGRIEGLFEVRLAVLEAQGDWRPAIPPPGPPPSAARIWVQLAGGGKAVRSAKEYIKGLCEPELEEKECYPKDMHCIFVGAQSLFLNSLIQDTCADITVLEIGLLSIKGGAEAVVMAQSHVQQFVKLFQNNESLLSDNESEIKKQFRQFVEAHADKYTMDLLILPSSLKRELLALTQNECCEEESNIIDLTGSESPTELLQNKASKVIATNRDGRAGGEEARNNAGTPVTELTKQMDTVFSDAPETSFVPINVVPLLEAVVAKERQSCKRRSSDGEERLPKKQFSLENYQEVKSASHSNPSDRDAVIDLLSNSCSESDDPSYCLKESDDISEEMEYKILVNFFRTMGYSQNIVEKVIGILGQSVEPLILLEEIEKENLKFQKEHKQSSPKPRTINPPLGSNASNSQKLEDKGISSNKSPLKSSQTSKERKIEYHKIRDSPSMQVDAEDKMHTLVCKPASPSSKNSAIWYKQRDIYCPGKNHSSRSNDIETDGGVTFGTTQAGALKDVDFVARGSSGVQRKTKTAVQQKCTGPSSTVPNSRPVFEDQLGHCSSSQMRSLNQCLCQTSNSENPIPDQVLSSQIHPSNPDRETVGQHRCHPDPSVTGVQRFLESLKKPYRLELKNEPGKPCLKHIIIDGSNVAMSHGLRKFFSCRGIAIAVDYFWKRGHRNITVFVPQWRTRRDPYITEQDFLTQLQDVGILSLTPARMVLGARIAAHDDRFLLHLADKTGGVIVTNDNFREFVTESLAWREIIQKRLLQYTFAGDIFMVPDDPLGRNGPRLDDFLRSEGYSSLFRNC from the exons ATGGCGGCTCGCTGGGCAGCCCGCGGCTCCGAGCCGGGGGTGGATGAGTTCACCGTCCCGGCGGAGAAGAGCCGCCTCCTGGAGGGGAGCCGGGGCCGCATCGAGGGCTTGTTCGAGGTGCGGCTGGCCGTGCTGGAGGCGCAGGGGGACTGGCGACCTGCGatcccgccgccgggcccgccGCCCTCCGCCGCCAGGATCTGGGTGCAGTTGGCGGGCGGTGGGAAGGCTGTGCGCAGCGCCAAG gagTATATTAAGGGACTCTGTGAACCTGAACTAGAAGAAAAGGAGTGCTACCCAAAGGACATGCACTGCATCTTTGTTGGTGCACAGAGCCTGTTTCTCAACAGTCTTATTCAGGATACCTGTGCTGATATAACAGTGCTGGAAATAGGATTGCTCAGTATTAAGGGGGGTGCAGAAGCTGTTGTTATGGCTCAAAGTCATGTTCAACAGTTTGTGAAGCTTTTTCAGAATAATGAAAGCTTATTAAGTGACAATGAGTCGGAGattaaaaagcaattcagaCAATTTGTGGAAGCCCATGCAGATAAATACACAATGGATTTACTGATTTTGCCTAGCTCACTAAAAAGAGAACTCTTAGCTCTCACACAAAATGAATGTTGCGAAGAGGAGAGCAATATCATAGATCTTACAGGTTCTGAAAGCCCGACAGAGCTTTTACAGAACAAAGCCTCCAAAGTAATTGCTACAAACAGAGATGGAAGAGCAGGTGGTGAGGAAGCAAGAAACAATGCTGGGACACCTGTAACTGAGCTTACAAAGCAAATGGACACTGTGTTTTCTGATGCTCCTGAGACAAGTTTTGTTCCCATAAACGTTGTGCCTCTGTTAGAGGCAGTGGTGGCTAAAGAAAGGCAGTCATGTAAAAGAAGATCTTCTGATGGTGAGGAAAGGCTCCCTAAAAAGCAGTTCTCTTTAGAAAATTATCAGGAAGTTAAATCTGCTTCACACAGTAATCCTTCAGACAGGGATGCAGTTATTGATCTGCTTTCGAATAGCTGCAGTGAATCAGATGATCCCAGTTATTGCCTTAAAGAAAGTGATGATATCAGTGAGGAAATGGAATATAAGATTCTTGTGAACTTTTTCAGAACAATGGGATATTCCCAAAATATTGTAGAAAAAGTTATTGGTATCCTAGGACAATCTGTGGAACCATTAATATTGCTAGaagaaattgaaaaggaaaatttaaaatttcaaaaagaacACAAACAGTCATCTCCAAAGCCTAGAACTATCAATCCTCCTTTAGGAAGTAATGCAAGTAATTCACAAAAGCTAGAAGACAAAGGCATTTCTAGCAATAAAAGCCCACTTAAATCCAGTCAGActtcaaaggagagaaaaattgaGTATCACAAAATAAGAGATTCACCAAGCATGCAAGTTGATGCAGAAGATAAAATGCATACGTTGGTATGCAAACCTGCTTCTCCTTCCAGTAAAAATTCAGCTATATGGTATAAACAAAGAGACATATATTGCCCTGGTAAGAATCACAGTTCAAGGTCAAATGATATAGAAACTGATGGTGGTGTAACGTTTGGCACTACACAGGCTGGAGCTCTAAAAGATGTTGATTTTGTAGCCAGAGGGAGCTCAGGTGTGCAGCGTAAGACTAAAACTGCAGTTCAGCAAAAATGCACAGGGCCCTCCTCAACTGTACCGAATAGTCGTCCTGTTTTTGAGGACCAATTAGGACACTGCAGCTCTTCTCAAATGAGATCTCTCAACCAATGCCTTTGCCAAACCTCAAATTCTGAAAATCCTATCCCAGACCAGGTATTGTCTTCACAAATACATCCTTCAAATCCTGACAGAGAGACAGTGGGACAGCACCGATGTCATCCTGATCCTTCAGTTACTGGAGTCCAAAGATTTTTGGAATCTCTGAAAAAGCCATACAGGCTGGAGTTGAAAAATGAACCTGGGAAACCATGTTTAAAACATATCATTATTGATGGAAGCAATGTTGCAATGTC TCATGGTCTAAGGAAATTCTTCTCCTGTCGAGGAATTGCAATAGCTGTTGACTACTTTTGGAAACGTGGGCACAGAAATATTACTGTATTTGTTCCACAGTGGAGAACAAGACGTGATCCTTACATTACAG AGCAGGATTTCTTAACACAGCTCCAGGATGTTGGAATATTGTCTTTAACCCCTGCAAGGATGGTTTTAGGAGCAAGAATTGCTGCTCATGACGACAG gtttttattACACCTTGCTGATAAAACTGGAGGTGTTATTGTGACTAATGATAACTTCAGAGAATTTGTGACAGAATCACTTGCCTGGAGAGAAATTATTCAAAAAAG